GCCCTTGCGGCCACTTTGCCTTCTGCTCTTAGCTAAACCTATTGCAGGACCACAAGCGAGGCGCTCAAGGTAAAGACTGGAATTGAGGAACGCGTGGGAAATGATTTTTTTACGATTTGCGTTTTGAGAATGCTTTAAGAAAAACGGGCTCTAAACGAAGTAGCGCCTACTACACCGCAGACTCCCCCCTTGAGGGGGGCGAAGGGGGGTGTTTACACAGGAGAGTAATAATGGCTGTCAGACTTGCCATCTTCCGACGATATCCTCAAGAGGCGCTGCCGCAGGGGATTGCAAATCCCCCTTTCGGTGGTTCCGGATTGCAAATCCGGAAGAGTGCTTTGGTACTTCCTACCACCAAGCTCAATACCCCCGCCGTTGTTGGTGTTCCCAGGGGCCAACAACCAGAGCTGCCACCAATCTCCATTTCAGTCCACGCATTTCCTCCCCTTTAAAAGGGACGACGAACTCCTGCAAACACTTCCATTTCCAGCCCGTTTTCCCCAAAACTGGCCTAAAACAGCCTTCAACAAATAAGCCGCCACAACTAATGCTGCGGCGGCTTTCCTAATCTATTTCCTTCTATCCTAGAAAATGAACTTGGTACTTAGGAAATTGGAGTTTCCGTCACTCACAATCTGATTGAAGAGTTGCTTGTTGTTCTCATTGAATTTGCTGGCGACCAATGACCGGATAGAGAAGGAACGAAGGGCGTCTACCACTGACAAGGTACCTTCGGCGCTGTCTTTGCGGCCGGTGAAGGGGAACACATCTGGCCCGCGCTGGCACTGGCAATTTATGTTCACGCGGCTTACCTGATTTACCAAGGGGTCAATGAGGAGGGAAATCTCTTCATGGTCCTGGCTGAAGATGCTTACCTGTTGCCCGTGGGTTGACTCAATGAGGTACTGAATGGGTTCTTCCAGATCATCAAATGGCACTACGGGTATCACCGGCCCGAACTGCTCCTCGCGGTAGAGTTTCATTTCTGCCTTTACCGGGTACACAATGGCGGGATATACAAAAGACTCAAAAGAGGTTCCGCCGCCTTCGTTGATCACACTGGCCCCGTGGCGGATGGCATCATCAATACATTCTTTTAAATAAGCCGGCTTGTGCGGCTCTGGCAACGGGGTAAGCGCTACGCCTTTCTCCCAGGGCATACCATATTTTAATTTACTTACGGCCGCCGACAGTTCTTCTAAGAAAGCATCTACCTTGCTGCGGTGAACAAAGATCACCTTAAGGGCTGTGCAGCGTTGGCCGTTGAAGGACAGCGCGCCCAGTACCGTTTCTTCCACGGATAGTTTAAGGTCGGCGTTTTGGGTAATGATGGCGGCGTTCTTGGCGTCAAGGCCAAGGATGGCGCGCAGACGGTTTACTTTGGGGTGCAGCTTTTTCAATTCGTCTGCTACCTTGCTGGAGCCAATGAGGGTGAGTACGTTGATCTTGCCAGACTGCATAAGGGCCGGCACAATGGCGTGGCCACGTCCGTAAATGGTGTTCACCACGCCTTCCGGGAAACTGTCTCTAAAGGCATCCAGCAAGGGGTAAAACAAAAGCGTGCCGTGCTTGGGGGGCTTGAAAAGAATAGTGTTGCCCATGATGAGGGCGGGAATCAACGTAGTGAAGGTCTCATTTAGCGGATAGTTGAACGGCCCCATGCAAAGCACCACGCCCAGCGGCGAGCGGCGTACCTGCGCGATGATGCCTTGCTCAATCTCAAATTTGGAGGACTGCCTGTCCAGGTTCTTGAGCGCGTCTATGGTGGCGTAAATGTATTCCACGGTGCGGTCAAACTCCTTCACAGAGTCGGCAAACGATTTGCCTATCTCCCACATGATCAGTTTCACCACCGTGTCTTTCTGGGCGATCATCTTGCGGGTAAAGTTCTCCACGCATTTGATGCGGTCATCTACGCCCATGGTAGGCCAGGCGCCGCGGCCGTTATTGTAGGCCTCCGTGGCGGCATCCAGGGCTTCCAATGCCTCTTT
This Rufibacter radiotolerans DNA region includes the following protein-coding sequences:
- a CDS encoding NADP-dependent glyceraldehyde-3-phosphate dehydrogenase — encoded protein: MEVKEVTPVTQEALKAIFVAEDQVPAEYALPHELHQKEYLSNGFMKAWEGASHAVYSPVALAQADGSYQRKLIGSYPVCTEKEALEALDAATEAYNNGRGAWPTMGVDDRIKCVENFTRKMIAQKDTVVKLIMWEIGKSFADSVKEFDRTVEYIYATIDALKNLDRQSSKFEIEQGIIAQVRRSPLGVVLCMGPFNYPLNETFTTLIPALIMGNTILFKPPKHGTLLFYPLLDAFRDSFPEGVVNTIYGRGHAIVPALMQSGKINVLTLIGSSKVADELKKLHPKVNRLRAILGLDAKNAAIITQNADLKLSVEETVLGALSFNGQRCTALKVIFVHRSKVDAFLEELSAAVSKLKYGMPWEKGVALTPLPEPHKPAYLKECIDDAIRHGASVINEGGGTSFESFVYPAIVYPVKAEMKLYREEQFGPVIPVVPFDDLEEPIQYLIESTHGQQVSIFSQDHEEISLLIDPLVNQVSRVNINCQCQRGPDVFPFTGRKDSAEGTLSVVDALRSFSIRSLVASKFNENNKQLFNQIVSDGNSNFLSTKFIF